In the genome of Pseudonocardia cypriaca, the window ATGTCGGAGACGGCCGCGGCGATCTTGCCGAACACCGGGCCCCAGCTCGGTGCCGTCACGGGGCAGACCAGGATCTCGCCCTCGCGGATCTGGCCGATCTCGTTGACGTTCGAGAGCACCCGTGCGGTCCCCTCGACCACCCCCGGTGCGGCGGCGTAGCCGCGGACGACGTTCTCCTCCAGTTCGTCGCCACCCAGCCAGGTCTGCACCGTCTCGTCGGTGACGCCCCACAGCATCTGCACGGCGGGGTCGTTGAGCGCCTCGGGAACCGGGCCCAGTGCCGGTGGTGGCGACCAACCGGCGAGCGCCTCGACGATCCGCTTGCGTTCGGCGACGATCGGCTGCCAGTGCCGTGCGCCCAGCTCGGTGCCGCCGGACGCCCAGGCGAGCATGACGTCGACGAGGGCGTCCTCGGCCTCCACGTGCCGCAGGTGGAACACGTCCTCGGCCTCCGCGAGAACCCCGCGGTCGGCCAGCAGCCGCCCGAAGGCCCGGATCTTCTGGAAGAACCGGGTGGTGAACCAGTGCTCGCAGTAGAACTTGTGCGACTCGATGTACGGGAAGACCTGGCGGCACAGGCCGAGCATCTGGTCGAAGGCGGCTCTCTCGTCGTCGCCGCCCAGCAGCGCCCGGTACTCCTCGGCGATCCGTTCCCGCTCTGCAGCGAGCCGCTCGGTCGGACGGGTCAGGTCCTCCCCGGCACGGATCTGTTCGACGTAGCGGGGGAGCGCGGCGAACGGCACGGTCAGGTCGTCGGCCCAGGACAGGTGGTGGTGGTAGAAGCCGTCCCCGACCGACACGTTGAACCAGGGATCCTTGGCCTCCTCCAGGGCCGCCAGCCAGCGTTCCCCGGCGTCACCGCGCTCTCCGACCGCGCTGAGCACCTTGGCCGGTTCGTTGCCCTCGACGAACAGGTCGGCGAGATCGAGCTCCACGGCGAGAGCGGCGAGCTTCTTCAGCTCGTCGTCCGGCCGGTACATGGTCACGTCCATGCCGGCCACCATCCGGGCCACCGCCTGGTCGCCGATCTCCGGGAACGCCTGCCTGCAGAACCCGAAGAAGACCACGTACGCGCCGTATCCGAGCATCAGGAACTCGGTGTGGTGGTGCCACATCTTGGAGTACAGGTCGATGCAGCGGTGGAAGTTCTCCCGCACCAGGTGGTTGGTCGCGTAGCCGCGGGATCCGGTGACCACCTCGAGGTCGTCGAGCTCGTCGAGCTGCGGCACCTCGACGGCCTCGATCTCGGCGATCAGCGCCTCGATGCGCTGTTGCCAGCCCTCGTACAGGCGGTCCCAGTTGGCGTAGTAGTAGCCGGCGCGCTCCTGGAAGTGGGCCAGCCGCTCGGCCTGCTTCGCCTCGTCGAGCACCGGGTTGGCCGTGATGTACACCCGGCCGTTCAGGATCCGGTACTCGATCCCCATCGTGGTCGGGAACGCGAACAGCCGCGCGGTGTTGGCCCCGATCGCGGTGTACGGGATCTCCGAGGTGATCCCGTCGAAGGCGGGGACAACTTCGGGGAAGTGCATCGAGTTGTAGAACCAGAACCGCTGATCGTCCTCGGGCTGGAAGCGGGTGAAGTAGGGGTACAGCGCCTCCCACCCTTCCGCGCCGGGGACGTCAGCGATCTGGGACGGCAGCGGGAAGGATCGCTCGCCGGCGGGCTGGGACATCGTTGTCCTCCACTGTCTCCTCGGCTCAGGTGTTCGGCGTCGCCGACGGTCGCCGAGGGCCACGTGCCTGGCAACCCGACCTTTTCACTGGCCGGAAGAGTTCCTCACGCCCGGACCTCGCCAGCGGCGGTCCCCAGCCCGCTCCGCAGGAAGTCGGCGCTCACGGACGCCGCGGCGGCTCGGATGTGCGGCAGTGCGCCCGGCAGCCGCGGGCTGGTCAGCGGCGCCAGCAGCCCGATCGCAGCGACGACACCTTCGGGACCGGTGACCGGAACGGCGACCCCGGACACCCCGAGCCGGTGCTCCTGCGCGCTGCGTGCCAGTCCGGTCCTGCGGATCGTCTCGAGCTGGCGGTGCAGCACGCGCGGGTCGGTCACGGTGTACGGGGTGTGCCGGCGCAGATCGCCCATCACCTCGTCCACCAGCGGCTCCGGTGCATACGCCAGCAGCGCCTTGCCCACCGTCGTGCAGTGCAGCGGGAGGTAGCCGCCCGGGCTGTGCCGGGTGGGAACGGTCTTCGTCCCGATGAGGCGCTCGATGACCAGCGCCCTGCCGCCGTCCAGCACGGCCATGTGGACCGTGTGCCCGGTGGCGGTCACGAGGTCCTGCAGATGCGGCAACGCCAGCTCACGAAGATCGTTGGCCGGCGCGAGCATCCCGAGCCGCCACAGGCGGGCACCTATCTCGTACCGCCCGTCCTCGCGGCGCACCAGCAGCCGCCCCGCGACGAGGTCGGCGGCCAGCCGGTGCACGGTGGCCAGCGGCAACCCACTCCGGCGGGACAGCTGGGAGAGGTTCAGGCACCGTCGCTCGACATCGAAGGCACCCAGCACCGCCACCGCTCGCAGGGTCACCGAGCGGCTGGACGAGCTCTCACCCGCACCGGACATCGGCACCCCACCCCGGCGACGCGGTTTCCAACGAGCGGAAAGGGTACTTCAGGCGCTCGGACTTCCCGCGGGGCTCGACCGCCTGAACCGCGTCGGGCCCCGCGATCTCATCTGCGGAAGAGGCGGTGTCCCGGGGAGTACCGGTCGAGTCCGTCGTCGTCGAGGCGGATACCGAGACCGGGACCCGAGGGCACGGCGAGCATCCCGTCGTCGTCGAGGTGGAAGCCGCCCGCGACCAGCTCGTCGATGTAGGCGGAGCCGGTCTTGTACTCGACGAGGTCGGTGTGCGGCAGCGACGCGGCCAGGTGCAGGTCGGCCGCGAGCCCGACGCCGGTGTTCCAGCCGTGCGGGATGAACCGGACGCCGAGGTCGTCGGCGAGCCAGGCCACGCGGCGGGACTCGCTGAGGCCCCCGCCCTTGGTGGTGTCGGGCTGCACGATGTCGAACGCGCCCGCGGTGAGGAAGCGGGTGAAGTCCTGGCGGCGGGTGAGCACCTCGCCGCCGGAGATCGGCACGCGGGACGCGCTGCGGAGCCGGACGAACCCGTCGAGGTCGTCGGGGCGCAGCGCCTCCTCGAACCAGGCGACGCCGTGGTCGGCGAGCATGTCGGCGGTGCGGGTGGCCCATGCGGTCCCGTGCGGCCAGAAGGCGTCCGAGCCGCCGGCGTCGACGGCCAGGAGCGCCTCCGCGCCGACGGCCTCTCGCGCCGCCCGGACCACCCGCTCGTCGGCGGCGGGGTCGACGCGGCCGAAGTGGCCCCAACCGATCTTGAACGCGGTGAAGCCCTGCTCGGCGAGCCGGGTCAACGTGGCGTTCATCCTGGCCGGTTCCTCGATGAGGACCGACGCGTACGGGCGGACGCGGTCGCGGTAGCGGCCGCCGAGCAGTGTGCTCACCGGGAGGCCGGTGGCCTGCCCGAGGATGTCCCACAGCGCGATGTCGATGCCGCTGACGGCGTGGGTGATCGCGCCGCCGCGGCCGAGCCAGAAGGTGTCCTGGTGCATCAGCTGGCTGATCCGGTCCGGCTCCCGCGGGTCGGCCCCGAGGCAGATCGGCCGGAGCACGTCCAGGGCTCCCTGCACGAGCGCTTCGCTGGAGAAGACGCTGCCGACCCCGACGAGCCCGGCGTCGGTGTGCACGGTGACGAGCGTGTGGACCACGTCGTCGGGTTGCAGCTCCCGGCTCCAGCCGCCCTCGGGGGTCGCACCGCGCAGCCCAGCGACCCTGATGTCAGTGATCCGCACGGTTGCCTCCGTCCGTGTCGATGACGATCGCCTCGTCGGCCGCCAGCAGCAGCGACCGGTCCACGCCGCCGCCGGCCCGGCGCCCCGTCGTCGAGACGAGCACGCGGCCGCCCGCGGGCAGCACCACGCGTTGCGGCGCGCCGGTGAGGTTCAGCGCCACCAGGACGCGACCGTCACCGGCTCGCCGCTCGTAGGCGAGGACGGCGTCGGCGGGGCCGGCGTCGAGGAGCTCCATCGATCCCGTCCGCAGCGCCGTGCATGCGCTGCGAAGGCGCAGCAGCTCGCGGTAGAGGCAGAGGAACGACCCGGGGTCGCGCAGCTGCGCGTCGACGTTGATCTCCGCGGCGTTGCCCGCGACGGGCAGCCAGAGCGCCTCCTCCGGTGCGGTGGAAAAGCCCGCGTTCGGCCCGTCGTTCCACGGCATCGGGGTGCGGACCGGGTCCCGGCTCACGCCGCCCGCCGTCCGCCCGAACCAGTCGCGCTGCCGCTCGGGGGGCACCGGCTGGTCGGTCATGCCCAGCTCGTCGCCGTAGAGCAGGCACGGCGTGGCGGCCAGGGTCAGCAGCAGCACCGCGGCCACGCGCGCCTGCGCCGGGCCGAGCCGGGTGGCGAGCCGCGACCGGTCGTGGTTGCCCAGCGCCATGATCGGCCACGCTCCCGGGGGCAGCGCAGCGTAGAGGCCGGCGAGCTCGGCCCGCAGGGCCCCGGCCCGCCACTCGGTCTCGATGAGCCGGAACGGGAACGGCAGGTGCATGCCGCCGAGGTCGGCGCCGTAGTACTCGGCCCAGTCCGCCCATGACATCGCCTCGATCTCGGCGATGGTGACCGCCTCCGGGTAGGCGTCAACGACCGCCCGGATCTGGGAGAGGGCCTCGTGGGTGTCGGGATGGCGCCGGTCGTGCACGTGCAGCTGCATGCCGAAGTCGGGGTGCTGCAGGTCGAACGGGTTGTGGTTGCCGCCGGGCGCCGGCGGGTTGTCGCGCAGCTCGGGATCCTTCATGAGCATGTGGGCCACGTCGATGCGCACCCCGTCGACGCCGCGGTCCAGCCAGAACCGCAGCACGTCGAGCATCGCGGCGCGGACGTCCGGGTTGCGCCAGTCGAGGTCGGGCTGTTCCTTGAGGTGCGAGTGCAGGTAGTACTGCCCGGTCGGCTCGTCGAACTCCCACACCGACCCGCCGGCCTCGCTCGTCCAGTTGTTGGGCGGCCCGCCGGCGGGGCGGGGGTCGCGCCAGACGTACCAGTCGCGCTTGGGGCTGGTGCGCGAGGACCGGGACTCGACGAACCACGGGTGCTGGTCGGAGGTGTGGTTGGGGATGTAGTCGACGATCACCCGCAGCCCGCGGGCGTGCGCCTCGCCGAGCAGCCGATCAACCGTCTCCAGCGTGCCGAAGACCGGTTCGACGTCGGTGTGGTCGGTGACGTCGAAGCCCTGGTCGAGCAGGGGGGATCGGTAGAACGGTCCGGTCCAGATCGCGTCGACCCCCAGCGTGCCGCTCAGGTGGTCGAGCGACGCGATGAGGCCCTCCAGGTCACCGGTGCCGTCGCCGTTGCCGTCGCGCAGGCTCGGGAGGTGGCACTCGTAGACGACGGCTCCGCGCCACCACAGCTCGGTGCGGTCGGGACGGGTGGTGGGGGTCGGGGACGGGGTCGGCATGGTCCTCTCTCCGGTCGGGCTCACGGGCGCGGGGACGTCACGTGGGCGTGGGCGGCCACGCCGGCGGCGACGAGGTCGTCGGCGATCCGGTCGTGGAAGGGGAGGCGGCACGCGATGAGCGGCACCTCGTAGGCGGGATAGGGGTCGGCGGGCGGGCGGTAGGCGTCCGGGGTCGGCGCGTACCCCGACCACCCGCCCGTGGTGGAGAGCACGAGGCAGCGGTCGCCGAGCTGCTGCTGCAGGCGGCGCTTGATCCCGTGGAAGACCTCGAGACCGAACCCGAGGAGGCTGACCGGCCCGAGCCGCAACGCCTGCACGAGGACCGGCGGGCCGGCGTCCTCGCCGCGCTCCAGCCGGGCGAGGGTGGCCCCGAGCGAGTTGGCGACGACACCGGCCATCGCCTTCTCCCGGCTCGTCGTGTCCGCCGGGGTGGCGGCGACGGTCGCGAGCGCGCGGTCGCGCCGCCGGCGCAGCTCGTCGACGTCGAACGGGCCGAGCGCGGGATGGAGCGTCGCGCGGTGCGCCGCCACGCCCTCGACGGGCACGGCGGCAGCGCTGTCCAGGCCGGTGCTGATCGCGCCGGCGAACCGGCCCGCGAACAGCGCGAGCGCGGCGTAGGACTCCTCGGCGGGGCCGTGCGCGTAGAGCGGGTTCACGTCGCCGAGGGCGCCCTGCGCGAACACCCCGACCGCGCCCGGACGGGTCTGCTCGACCAGCCGGAGCGCCTCGCCCGGGAAGTCGCCGTGCACCGCGTCGGTCTGCTCGCAGCAGATCACGGGGTGGCACGAGTACGAGGCCAGGAAGCCGGCGAGGTGCCCGCCGTGGTCAACGCGCAGCACGTGCACGCCGCGGTCCACGAGCTCGGGCTCGGGCTCCTGCCAGGTGCCGGCGAGCGCGTGGGCGTTCGTGAGACCGCGCCGCTCCCGCATCCGGTTGTGGGCGAAGCCGGGCAGCGGCACCTCGGCGTGCGCGACGGTGGCCGGTGCGCGTGCCGCCACGGCCGCGACGGCGGCCTCGGCGATCAGCGCCGGCAGCTGCGCGAGGTAGAGCGGGTCCGGCTCACCCCAGCCGACGTTCTCGACCGTCGCCGGGCCGCTGTGGTTGTGGGTGGCGTGCACCGCGACCTCGTGCGGCTGCCACCCGGTCGCCGCGCCCACCCGCGCGACCACGTCGTCGACGATCCAGCGGCCCAGCCCCAGCAGGTCGCAGCTGACGAGCACCCAGCGGCCGCCGCCGTGCTCGACGGCGATCGCGCCGGCGTGCAGGCGGCCGTGGACCCGGGTGCTGCGCCGGCGTAGGTAGGGACCGAACCCGGCGAGCTCGACGCCGACCGGGGGCGTGATGTCGGTGCGGC includes:
- a CDS encoding IclR family transcriptional regulator, with amino-acid sequence MSGAGESSSSRSVTLRAVAVLGAFDVERRCLNLSQLSRRSGLPLATVHRLAADLVAGRLLVRREDGRYEIGARLWRLGMLAPANDLRELALPHLQDLVTATGHTVHMAVLDGGRALVIERLIGTKTVPTRHSPGGYLPLHCTTVGKALLAYAPEPLVDEVMGDLRRHTPYTVTDPRVLHRQLETIRRTGLARSAQEHRLGVSGVAVPVTGPEGVVAAIGLLAPLTSPRLPGALPHIRAAAASVSADFLRSGLGTAAGEVRA
- a CDS encoding PEP-utilizing enzyme is translated as MSQPAGERSFPLPSQIADVPGAEGWEALYPYFTRFQPEDDQRFWFYNSMHFPEVVPAFDGITSEIPYTAIGANTARLFAFPTTMGIEYRILNGRVYITANPVLDEAKQAERLAHFQERAGYYYANWDRLYEGWQQRIEALIAEIEAVEVPQLDELDDLEVVTGSRGYATNHLVRENFHRCIDLYSKMWHHHTEFLMLGYGAYVVFFGFCRQAFPEIGDQAVARMVAGMDVTMYRPDDELKKLAALAVELDLADLFVEGNEPAKVLSAVGERGDAGERWLAALEEAKDPWFNVSVGDGFYHHHLSWADDLTVPFAALPRYVEQIRAGEDLTRPTERLAAERERIAEEYRALLGGDDERAAFDQMLGLCRQVFPYIESHKFYCEHWFTTRFFQKIRAFGRLLADRGVLAEAEDVFHLRHVEAEDALVDVMLAWASGGTELGARHWQPIVAERKRIVEALAGWSPPPALGPVPEALNDPAVQMLWGVTDETVQTWLGGDELEENVVRGYAAAPGVVEGTARVLSNVNEIGQIREGEILVCPVTAPSWGPVFGKIAAAVSDIGGTMSHAAIVAREYGMPAVVGTGQATARIKTGDRLHVDGDRGIVTILG
- a CDS encoding mandelate racemase/muconate lactonizing enzyme family protein → MRITDIRVAGLRGATPEGGWSRELQPDDVVHTLVTVHTDAGLVGVGSVFSSEALVQGALDVLRPICLGADPREPDRISQLMHQDTFWLGRGGAITHAVSGIDIALWDILGQATGLPVSTLLGGRYRDRVRPYASVLIEEPARMNATLTRLAEQGFTAFKIGWGHFGRVDPAADERVVRAAREAVGAEALLAVDAGGSDAFWPHGTAWATRTADMLADHGVAWFEEALRPDDLDGFVRLRSASRVPISGGEVLTRRQDFTRFLTAGAFDIVQPDTTKGGGLSESRRVAWLADDLGVRFIPHGWNTGVGLAADLHLAASLPHTDLVEYKTGSAYIDELVAGGFHLDDDGMLAVPSGPGLGIRLDDDGLDRYSPGHRLFRR
- a CDS encoding alpha-amylase family glycosyl hydrolase; translated protein: MPTPSPTPTTRPDRTELWWRGAVVYECHLPSLRDGNGDGTGDLEGLIASLDHLSGTLGVDAIWTGPFYRSPLLDQGFDVTDHTDVEPVFGTLETVDRLLGEAHARGLRVIVDYIPNHTSDQHPWFVESRSSRTSPKRDWYVWRDPRPAGGPPNNWTSEAGGSVWEFDEPTGQYYLHSHLKEQPDLDWRNPDVRAAMLDVLRFWLDRGVDGVRIDVAHMLMKDPELRDNPPAPGGNHNPFDLQHPDFGMQLHVHDRRHPDTHEALSQIRAVVDAYPEAVTIAEIEAMSWADWAEYYGADLGGMHLPFPFRLIETEWRAGALRAELAGLYAALPPGAWPIMALGNHDRSRLATRLGPAQARVAAVLLLTLAATPCLLYGDELGMTDQPVPPERQRDWFGRTAGGVSRDPVRTPMPWNDGPNAGFSTAPEEALWLPVAGNAAEINVDAQLRDPGSFLCLYRELLRLRSACTALRTGSMELLDAGPADAVLAYERRAGDGRVLVALNLTGAPQRVVLPAGGRVLVSTTGRRAGGGVDRSLLLAADEAIVIDTDGGNRADH
- a CDS encoding neutral/alkaline non-lysosomal ceramidase N-terminal domain-containing protein; its protein translation is MDAGTPRIGFGRTDITPPVGVELAGFGPYLRRRSTRVHGRLHAGAIAVEHGGGRWVLVSCDLLGLGRWIVDDVVARVGAATGWQPHEVAVHATHNHSGPATVENVGWGEPDPLYLAQLPALIAEAAVAAVAARAPATVAHAEVPLPGFAHNRMRERRGLTNAHALAGTWQEPEPELVDRGVHVLRVDHGGHLAGFLASYSCHPVICCEQTDAVHGDFPGEALRLVEQTRPGAVGVFAQGALGDVNPLYAHGPAEESYAALALFAGRFAGAISTGLDSAAAVPVEGVAAHRATLHPALGPFDVDELRRRRDRALATVAATPADTTSREKAMAGVVANSLGATLARLERGEDAGPPVLVQALRLGPVSLLGFGLEVFHGIKRRLQQQLGDRCLVLSTTGGWSGYAPTPDAYRPPADPYPAYEVPLIACRLPFHDRIADDLVAAGVAAHAHVTSPRP